The following coding sequences lie in one Sphingomonas sp. M1-B02 genomic window:
- a CDS encoding M28 family metallopeptidase produces the protein MRLSRLLAILPMALALSAAPAATNEPEFSPERIRADVAFLADDKLEGRLTVANGYFLAAAYVADRFAQLGMKPGGDVEKWFQLVPIRLPDGRVERSFRSPNVLGIIPGSDPALKDEYVVISAHLDHLGMGRVAADDKIFNGAMDNASGVATMLEAARAFAAGGKPPRRSILFVAFAAEEQGLLGSGFLARHPLVGSGKFVANVNLDMPILLYDFQDVVAFGAERSTLGPIVSAAAAKMGVSLSPDPMPQENTFVRSDHYSFVKAGVPAVLLATGFKNGGEKATRGFLKTHYHQVTDDIALPFDWKAAAKFAELNYRIAREIADADEAPRWYAKDPYGERYAKRAPKAARP, from the coding sequence ATGCGCCTATCTCGCTTGCTCGCCATCCTCCCAATGGCGCTCGCGCTATCTGCTGCCCCAGCTGCGACCAATGAGCCCGAATTCAGCCCCGAGCGTATTCGCGCCGACGTGGCCTTTCTTGCCGACGACAAGCTCGAAGGTCGACTGACCGTCGCGAACGGCTATTTCCTCGCCGCCGCCTATGTCGCCGATCGCTTTGCTCAGCTCGGCATGAAGCCCGGCGGCGACGTCGAGAAATGGTTTCAGCTCGTGCCGATCCGGCTGCCGGATGGTCGCGTCGAGCGCAGCTTTCGCTCTCCCAACGTCCTCGGCATCATTCCCGGGTCCGATCCTGCGCTCAAGGACGAATATGTCGTGATCAGCGCGCATCTCGATCATCTCGGCATGGGCCGGGTGGCGGCGGACGACAAGATCTTCAACGGGGCGATGGACAATGCATCCGGCGTCGCGACGATGCTCGAGGCGGCCCGCGCGTTCGCAGCCGGCGGCAAGCCTCCCCGGCGATCGATCCTGTTCGTCGCTTTTGCCGCCGAGGAACAAGGCCTGCTCGGTTCGGGCTTTCTGGCTAGGCACCCCCTGGTGGGCAGCGGCAAGTTCGTCGCCAATGTTAATCTCGATATGCCGATCCTGCTCTACGACTTTCAGGACGTGGTGGCGTTCGGGGCCGAGCGCTCCACCTTGGGGCCGATCGTTTCCGCAGCTGCGGCCAAGATGGGGGTATCTCTATCGCCCGATCCGATGCCCCAGGAGAATACGTTCGTACGCTCGGACCATTACAGCTTCGTCAAGGCGGGCGTCCCGGCGGTGCTCCTGGCCACCGGGTTCAAGAATGGCGGCGAGAAGGCAACCCGCGGCTTCCTGAAGACCCATTATCACCAGGTCACCGACGACATCGCCCTGCCGTTCGACTGGAAGGCAGCCGCCAAGTTCGCCGAACTCAACTATCGTATCGCACGCGAGATCGCCGATGCCGACGAGGCGCCTCGCTGGTATGCCAAGGACCCTTACGGTGAGCGCTACGCGAAACGCGCTCCAAAGGCCGCGAGACCCTGA
- a CDS encoding cisplatin damage response ATP-dependent DNA ligase — MRVFADLLDALIYTRSRNAKLRLIGDYLASTADSDRGWAMAALTGSLDLPGVKPAVIRGLIEARVDPVLFRLSRDFVGDTAETVALLWPEPQGAPVEATPLTLSEVVDRLGALSKSDAPAVLAEMLDRLEADERFALLKLATGGLRVGVSARLAKTALAQAFRLDVDAVEEVWHGLAPPYASLFDWAEGRGVQPTAQNVPVFRPFMLAHPLEDMQVSLDDYVAEWKWDGIRVQIVHVAGETRLYSRAGDDITHSFPEVASAFATPGVLDGELLVKGAAQGLTMEDGAGAASFNALQQRLGRKLVPAKTLADYPAFVRLYDLLFDGPEDLRALPWTERRARLERFAAALDPERFDVSVVVDAEDFAALEEIRAGARDAAIEGMMLKRRDSPYVSGRRVGLWYKWKRDPLTADCVLMYAQRGSGKRSSFYSDFTFGAWTPEGELLPVGKAYFGFTDEELKWLDRYVRNHTTNRFGPVRETDKTLVLEVAFDSIHESKRHKSGLAMRFPRISRIRTDKPVSEADTIAGLRRLAT; from the coding sequence ATGCGCGTCTTCGCCGATCTGCTCGATGCCCTGATCTACACCCGCTCGCGCAACGCGAAGCTGCGGCTGATCGGCGATTATCTGGCGAGCACGGCCGATTCCGATCGCGGCTGGGCGATGGCGGCTTTGACCGGCAGCCTCGATTTGCCGGGGGTGAAGCCAGCGGTGATCCGCGGGCTGATCGAAGCGCGAGTCGACCCTGTCCTGTTCCGGCTGAGCCGCGATTTCGTCGGCGATACTGCCGAGACGGTCGCCTTGCTCTGGCCCGAACCGCAGGGCGCCCCGGTCGAGGCCACGCCCCTGACACTGTCCGAAGTGGTGGATCGCCTGGGCGCGCTTTCCAAATCCGATGCGCCGGCGGTGCTCGCGGAAATGCTCGATCGGCTTGAGGCCGACGAGCGCTTCGCCTTGCTCAAGCTCGCCACCGGCGGCTTGCGCGTTGGTGTCTCGGCCCGCCTCGCCAAGACCGCGCTGGCGCAGGCATTCAGGCTCGATGTCGATGCCGTCGAGGAAGTGTGGCACGGCCTCGCCCCGCCTTATGCGTCCTTGTTCGACTGGGCCGAGGGGCGCGGCGTGCAGCCGACCGCGCAGAATGTGCCGGTGTTCCGCCCCTTCATGCTCGCGCATCCGCTCGAAGACATGCAGGTCAGCCTCGACGACTATGTCGCCGAGTGGAAATGGGACGGCATTCGCGTCCAGATCGTCCATGTCGCGGGCGAGACCCGCCTTTACAGCCGCGCCGGCGACGATATCACCCACAGCTTCCCCGAAGTTGCGTCCGCTTTCGCCACGCCCGGCGTGCTCGACGGCGAATTGCTCGTAAAGGGCGCGGCACAGGGATTGACCATGGAGGACGGCGCCGGCGCCGCGAGCTTCAATGCGCTCCAGCAGCGGCTGGGCCGCAAGCTCGTGCCCGCCAAGACGCTTGCCGACTATCCCGCCTTTGTCCGCCTCTACGACCTGTTGTTCGACGGGCCCGAGGATCTCCGCGCATTGCCCTGGACCGAGCGGCGCGCGCGACTGGAGCGGTTCGCCGCCGCGCTCGATCCGGAGCGCTTCGACGTCTCGGTGGTAGTGGATGCCGAGGACTTTGCCGCGCTGGAGGAAATCCGCGCCGGTGCGCGCGATGCCGCGATCGAGGGTATGATGCTCAAGCGCCGCGATTCGCCGTACGTCTCGGGGCGGCGGGTCGGCTTGTGGTATAAATGGAAACGCGATCCGCTGACCGCCGATTGCGTGCTGATGTATGCCCAGCGTGGCAGCGGCAAGCGCAGTTCCTTTTACTCCGACTTCACCTTCGGCGCCTGGACGCCAGAGGGCGAACTGCTTCCGGTTGGGAAGGCCTATTTCGGCTTCACCGACGAGGAGCTGAAATGGCTCGATCGCTACGTCCGCAATCACACGACCAACCGCTTCGGCCCGGTGCGCGAGACCGACAAGACGCTGGTGCTCGAGGTCGCCTTCGATTCGATCCACGAATCGAAGCGGCATAAATCGGGGCTAGCGATGCGATTCCCCCGCATCAGCCGCATCCGGACAGACAAGCCGGTCAGCGAAGCCGACACGATCGCAGGCCTGAGGCGGTTGGCGACCTGA
- a CDS encoding metallophosphoesterase, which translates to MLRWLTLVSLILLALAGWGYANILRDPVMRAARIGMADWPIDAAALQVALIGDVHVQGPDMPPERVKRLVAQVNAAQPDLILLAGDFVGDRLLATRAYPDAEIAEALRGLSAPLGTWAVLGNHDHWRNGPSMAAALETIGIRVLSNRAVRAGAVTLVGADDIHTGHADPSAIERAAAKLPGPAILLSHSPDLVPRLSPRFALVLAGHTHCGQIVLPLLGAVASASNYGDRYRCGVIREGSRTVVVGSGLGASILPLRYGAVPDWWLLTLGPAG; encoded by the coding sequence ATGCTGCGTTGGCTTACCCTTGTTTCGCTGATCCTGCTCGCTCTGGCCGGCTGGGGATACGCCAATATTCTACGCGATCCGGTGATGCGCGCGGCACGGATCGGTATGGCAGATTGGCCAATTGACGCCGCCGCGCTGCAAGTCGCGCTGATCGGCGACGTTCATGTCCAGGGCCCCGACATGCCGCCCGAGCGCGTTAAGCGGCTCGTAGCGCAAGTGAATGCGGCGCAACCGGATCTGATCCTGCTCGCCGGCGATTTCGTTGGCGATCGCCTTCTCGCGACGCGCGCCTATCCGGATGCCGAGATCGCCGAGGCGCTGCGCGGGCTCAGCGCCCCGCTCGGGACTTGGGCGGTGCTCGGCAACCACGATCATTGGCGGAACGGGCCGAGCATGGCTGCCGCGCTCGAGACAATCGGCATTCGCGTGTTGAGCAATCGGGCGGTGCGCGCCGGAGCCGTGACGCTCGTTGGCGCCGACGATATCCACACCGGCCATGCCGACCCCTCAGCAATTGAACGCGCTGCCGCGAAGTTGCCCGGCCCGGCGATCCTGCTCAGCCACAGCCCCGATCTCGTACCGCGTCTGTCGCCGCGCTTCGCGCTGGTCCTCGCCGGGCACACCCATTGCGGCCAGATCGTGCTGCCCCTGCTGGGCGCAGTAGCGAGCGCTTCGAACTATGGTGATCGCTACCGCTGCGGGGTGATTCGCGAGGGATCACGGACGGTCGTCGTCGGATCGGGATTGGGGGCCAGCATTTTGCCGCTGCGCTACGGCGCGGTGCCCGATTGGTGGCTGCTCACACTGGGACCGGCAGGCTGA
- a CDS encoding Dps family protein, which yields MAESKALQTPTDLNRNDTKTVADALNSALADCFTLYLKTKNFHWHVSGPHFRDYHLMLDDQATQILGVTDAIAERVRKTGNTTLRSIGDVARRQTISDNDKEFVSAEEMLAELRDDNLKLVESFRVVKQASEDAGDNATSGIVDEWTDQAEERAWFLFEASRKG from the coding sequence ATGGCAGAATCGAAAGCGCTTCAGACGCCGACCGACCTCAATCGCAACGATACCAAGACCGTCGCCGACGCGCTCAACAGCGCGCTGGCCGATTGCTTCACGCTCTATCTCAAGACCAAGAATTTCCACTGGCACGTCTCCGGCCCGCATTTCCGCGACTATCATCTGATGCTCGACGATCAGGCGACGCAGATATTGGGCGTCACCGATGCGATCGCCGAGCGCGTGCGCAAGACCGGTAACACCACGCTGCGCTCGATCGGCGACGTCGCGCGCCGCCAGACGATCTCGGACAATGACAAGGAATTCGTCTCCGCCGAGGAGATGCTCGCCGAGCTGCGCGACGATAATCTCAAGCTGGTCGAGAGCTTCCGCGTCGTGAAGCAGGCATCCGAGGATGCCGGCGACAACGCCACCAGCGGCATTGTCGACGAATGGACCGATCAGGCCGAGGAGCGCGCCTGGTTCCTGTTCGAGGCCAGCCGCAAGGGCTGA
- a CDS encoding TMEM165/GDT1 family protein, which yields MEAIVPAFLLALLSQLGDRPALLTAILADRYRRPLVVACAAGLAHALGNGLAALAGVAMAPILNPNAQALLLAFALLAGGLGGFLNEKRPSRYESWKLGAFFAPLLGIFVLALGDRTQFFTLAVAAKGMPWYAAVGAAIAAFAVGFVAALLGEAGWRALPLRWVRIVSAALFLVAGIYIGLGALRLL from the coding sequence ATGGAGGCCATCGTCCCCGCATTCCTGCTCGCCTTGCTGAGCCAGCTCGGCGATCGCCCGGCATTGCTGACGGCGATCCTCGCCGATCGCTATCGCCGGCCGCTCGTCGTTGCCTGCGCAGCGGGGCTGGCGCATGCGCTGGGCAACGGGCTTGCCGCGCTGGCCGGCGTCGCGATGGCGCCGATCCTCAATCCCAATGCCCAGGCGCTGCTGCTCGCCTTCGCCTTGCTGGCGGGCGGCCTCGGCGGCTTCCTGAACGAGAAACGGCCGAGTCGCTACGAGTCGTGGAAGCTGGGCGCATTCTTTGCGCCGCTGCTGGGCATCTTCGTGCTGGCGCTGGGCGATCGAACCCAATTCTTCACCCTCGCGGTCGCGGCAAAGGGGATGCCCTGGTACGCCGCAGTCGGGGCGGCGATCGCCGCCTTCGCGGTCGGCTTCGTCGCGGCGCTGCTGGGAGAAGCGGGATGGCGCGCCCTCCCGCTGCGCTGGGTGCGGATCGTCAGCGCAGCGCTGTTCCTGGTCGCGGGCATCTATATCGGCCTGGGCGCGCTGCGGCTGCTCTGA
- the rpmG gene encoding 50S ribosomal protein L33, producing MAKPTTVKIKLVSSADTGFYYVTKKNPRTQTEKMSFRKYDPVVRKHVEFKEAKIK from the coding sequence ATGGCCAAGCCGACCACTGTCAAGATCAAGCTCGTCAGCTCGGCGGATACGGGCTTCTATTACGTCACCAAGAAGAATCCGCGTACCCAGACCGAGAAGATGTCCTTCCGCAAATATGATCCCGTCGTGCGCAAGCATGTCGAGTTCAAGGAAGCCAAGATCAAGTAA
- a CDS encoding zinc ribbon domain-containing protein YjdM: MSGYEDTFVYDEASGEWVNAEEQARKVQSSGALEVRDAVGNLLQDGDQVTLIKDLTVKGAGQTLKRGTLIKAIRLTGDAQEIDCKYEGIKGLVLRAEFVKKR, from the coding sequence ATGTCGGGATATGAAGACACGTTCGTCTATGATGAGGCGAGCGGCGAGTGGGTCAATGCCGAGGAGCAGGCGCGCAAGGTGCAATCCAGCGGCGCGCTCGAAGTGCGCGACGCGGTGGGCAATCTGCTTCAGGATGGCGACCAGGTGACGCTGATCAAGGATCTGACCGTCAAGGGCGCCGGGCAGACGCTCAAGCGCGGGACGCTGATCAAGGCGATCCGTCTGACCGGCGACGCGCAGGAAATCGACTGCAAATATGAGGGCATCAAGGGCCTGGTGTTGCGCGCAGAGTTCGTGAAGAAGCGCTGA
- a CDS encoding VOC family protein: protein MPHLSHLTLIVRDYDEALAFYVGKLRFTLVEDTLVPEQAKRWVTIRPPGAPGQATTLLLARAAGPEQTAAIGRQGAGRVFLFLATDDFARDHAAFTAAGVRFVRPPAVQPYGIVAVFEDLYGNRWDLIQYRATTASRSRAMPDTIHPLATPQTARASIRAGDRVVLESEVSVTPLGLLAIGGLVAAILLSVPPIVRASSRAATKLPPPPA, encoded by the coding sequence ATGCCCCATCTCTCCCACCTCACGCTGATCGTCCGCGACTATGACGAAGCCCTGGCCTTCTACGTGGGCAAGCTCCGCTTCACCCTCGTCGAAGACACGCTCGTACCCGAGCAGGCCAAGCGCTGGGTAACGATCCGCCCGCCCGGCGCGCCCGGGCAAGCCACCACGCTGCTCCTCGCCCGCGCCGCCGGCCCCGAGCAAACGGCTGCGATCGGCAGGCAGGGCGCCGGCCGCGTGTTCCTCTTCCTCGCCACCGACGATTTCGCGCGCGATCATGCCGCCTTCACGGCCGCCGGGGTGCGCTTCGTCCGTCCGCCGGCCGTGCAACCCTATGGCATCGTCGCAGTGTTCGAGGATCTCTATGGCAATCGCTGGGATCTGATACAGTATCGTGCGACCACCGCCTCCCGGAGCCGCGCCATGCCCGATACCATCCACCCGCTCGCCACGCCGCAGACCGCCCGCGCCTCGATCCGCGCCGGCGATCGCGTCGTTCTGGAAAGCGAAGTCAGCGTCACGCCGCTGGGGCTGCTCGCGATCGGCGGGCTCGTCGCGGCGATCCTGCTCTCGGTGCCCCCGATCGTCCGCGCCAGCAGCCGCGCCGCCACCAAATTGCCGCCGCCCCCCGCTTGA
- a CDS encoding type II toxin-antitoxin system Phd/YefM family antitoxin, whose translation MYIEYIEILSTSEARANIKAVMDRVVANRAPIGISRPKGEGVVMVSQSEWDSIEETMYLLASPKNAERLLEAIRGLQAGGGEEHELIDP comes from the coding sequence TTGTACATAGAATATATCGAAATTCTCAGCACTTCCGAAGCCCGGGCGAACATCAAGGCGGTGATGGACCGCGTCGTTGCCAACCGCGCGCCGATCGGCATCTCGCGTCCAAAGGGCGAGGGGGTGGTGATGGTCTCGCAGAGCGAGTGGGATTCGATCGAGGAGACGATGTATCTGCTGGCGTCGCCCAAGAATGCTGAGCGCTTGCTGGAAGCGATCCGGGGGCTGCAGGCTGGCGGAGGCGAAGAGCACGAACTGATCGATCCGTGA
- a CDS encoding Txe/YoeB family addiction module toxin, with translation MKIVFWPTALEDYLHWQAEDTRLLERVNALLKECRRDPFRGLGKPEPLGKNMSCWWSRRIDREHRLVYRVTGSGEAQTVEVAQCRYHY, from the coding sequence GTGAAGATCGTCTTCTGGCCAACCGCCTTGGAGGATTATCTCCATTGGCAGGCCGAAGACACGCGGTTGCTGGAGCGCGTGAACGCGCTACTCAAGGAGTGCCGGCGCGATCCTTTTCGTGGGCTGGGCAAGCCGGAGCCCCTGGGCAAAAACATGTCCTGCTGGTGGTCCCGCCGGATCGATCGCGAGCACCGGCTGGTGTATCGCGTGACGGGGAGCGGCGAGGCACAGACCGTGGAAGTGGCGCAGTGCCGGTATCATTATTGA
- a CDS encoding DUF1579 domain-containing protein, giving the protein MSSDHCTDFDFEFGRWRVIHRRLKQRLADCRDWETFEGTSETRPVLGGNGNVEDQLLHISTGSYRAIAVRSFDPATRAWAIWWLDSRAPHGLDVPVIGGFADGVGTFLADDTHEGRPIKLRFLWLNTHTDSPRWEQAMSADGGQSWETNWTMDFARAD; this is encoded by the coding sequence ATGTCTTCCGATCATTGCACCGATTTCGATTTCGAGTTCGGCCGCTGGCGCGTCATCCACCGCCGCCTCAAGCAACGCCTCGCCGATTGCCGGGATTGGGAGACGTTCGAAGGCACCAGCGAGACGCGCCCCGTCCTCGGCGGCAATGGCAATGTCGAGGACCAGCTTCTCCACATCTCGACCGGCAGCTATCGCGCAATCGCGGTCCGTTCGTTTGACCCTGCCACGCGCGCCTGGGCGATCTGGTGGCTCGATTCGCGCGCACCCCATGGGCTCGACGTGCCCGTTATCGGCGGCTTCGCAGACGGCGTCGGTACCTTCCTCGCCGACGACACGCACGAGGGCCGCCCGATCAAGCTGCGCTTCCTTTGGCTGAACACCCACACCGATAGCCCCCGCTGGGAACAGGCGATGTCGGCCGATGGCGGGCAAAGCTGGGAAACCAACTGGACGATGGACTTCGCCCGCGCCGATTGA
- a CDS encoding ferredoxin, with product MFPRLLALIGLRRAHASVEPFRLPPHPANVPGPFYVEDGCCISCGVWEDVAPDLLAWQEDGQSSHCYVARQPETDAEFGRMMAAMQVGEVDCIRVHNCQPDWARRLREAKLSHHIDPEDGPAKR from the coding sequence ATGTTCCCCAGGCTTCTCGCCTTGATTGGCCTGCGCCGGGCTCATGCTTCCGTCGAACCCTTCCGGCTGCCGCCCCATCCGGCAAATGTGCCCGGCCCATTTTACGTCGAGGACGGCTGCTGCATCAGCTGCGGCGTCTGGGAGGATGTCGCGCCGGACCTGCTGGCCTGGCAGGAGGACGGTCAAAGCTCGCATTGCTACGTCGCGCGCCAGCCCGAAACCGATGCAGAGTTTGGTCGCATGATGGCGGCGATGCAGGTCGGCGAGGTTGACTGCATCCGAGTCCACAACTGTCAGCCAGACTGGGCCCGCCGTCTGCGCGAGGCGAAACTCTCGCACCACATAGACCCGGAAGACGGTCCGGCAAAGCGCTGA
- the thiC gene encoding phosphomethylpyrimidine synthase ThiC: MADLPARTEIGVTTGPIRGSRKVHVGPHRVAMREIHLDPSSGEAPVRVYDPSGPYTDSDARIDIGAGLPPIRRDWILGRGDVEQVAAREVRPEDNGQLGPDRSGGVAPFPNVVKQPLRAKPGMNVSQMHYARRGIITPEMEYVAVRENLGRERLAEYIRDGQDFGASIPDYVTPEFVRDEVARGRAIIPNNINHPESEPMAIGRNFLVKINANIGNSAVASNVAAEVDKMVWSIRWGADTVMDLSTGRNIHDTREWILRNSPVPIGTVPIYQALEKVGGVAEELTWEIYRDTLIEQAEQGVDYFTIHAGVRLGYIPMAAKRVTGIVSRGGSIMAKWCLAHHRESFLYERFDEITEILKAYDIAYSLGDGLRPGSIADANDEAQFSELYTLGELTHRAWRQDVQVMIEGPGHVPMHKIKENMDKQLEVCGEAPFYTLGPLTTDIAPGYDHITSGIGAAMIGWYGTAMLCYVTPKEHLGLPDRDDVKVGVVTYKLAAHAADLAKGHPAAQVRDNALSKARFEFRWRDQFNLSLDPDTAEEYHDQTLPAEGAKTAHFCSMCGPKFCSMQISQEVRDFASKQNQGVEGFIATGPTGAETAAASKAAALKGMEEMSRVFKETGSELYMGAGGREHD; this comes from the coding sequence ATGGCCGACCTTCCCGCCCGTACCGAAATCGGCGTCACCACCGGCCCGATCCGCGGCAGCCGCAAAGTCCATGTCGGCCCGCACCGCGTGGCGATGCGCGAGATCCACCTCGATCCCAGTTCCGGCGAAGCCCCCGTCCGTGTCTACGACCCCTCGGGCCCTTACACCGATTCGGACGCGCGCATCGATATCGGCGCCGGCCTGCCCCCGATCCGGCGCGACTGGATCCTCGGCCGCGGCGACGTCGAGCAGGTCGCCGCGCGCGAAGTCCGCCCCGAGGATAACGGCCAGCTAGGCCCGGACCGCAGCGGCGGCGTCGCCCCCTTCCCCAACGTCGTCAAGCAGCCGCTGCGGGCCAAGCCCGGCATGAACGTCAGCCAGATGCACTATGCCCGCCGCGGCATCATCACCCCCGAGATGGAATATGTCGCGGTCCGCGAAAATCTAGGCCGCGAGCGGCTCGCCGAGTATATCCGCGACGGCCAGGATTTCGGCGCGTCGATCCCCGATTACGTCACCCCCGAATTCGTCCGCGACGAAGTGGCCCGCGGCCGCGCGATCATCCCCAACAACATCAACCACCCCGAATCCGAACCGATGGCGATCGGCCGCAACTTCCTGGTCAAGATCAACGCCAATATCGGCAACAGCGCGGTCGCCTCCAACGTCGCCGCCGAAGTCGACAAGATGGTCTGGTCGATCCGCTGGGGCGCGGACACGGTGATGGACCTCTCCACCGGCCGCAACATCCACGACACCCGCGAATGGATCCTGCGCAATTCCCCCGTCCCGATCGGCACCGTCCCGATCTACCAGGCGCTCGAAAAGGTCGGCGGCGTCGCCGAGGAGCTGACCTGGGAAATCTATCGCGACACGCTGATCGAGCAGGCCGAGCAGGGCGTCGACTATTTCACCATCCACGCCGGCGTGCGGCTCGGCTACATCCCGATGGCGGCGAAGCGCGTCACCGGCATCGTCAGCCGCGGCGGCAGCATCATGGCCAAATGGTGCCTCGCCCACCACCGCGAGTCCTTCCTCTACGAGCGCTTCGACGAAATCACCGAGATCCTGAAGGCCTATGACATCGCCTACAGCCTCGGCGACGGCCTGCGCCCCGGCAGCATCGCCGACGCCAATGACGAAGCCCAGTTCAGCGAGCTCTACACGCTCGGCGAGCTCACCCACCGCGCCTGGCGCCAAGACGTCCAGGTGATGATCGAAGGCCCCGGCCATGTGCCGATGCACAAGATCAAGGAGAATATGGACAAGCAGCTCGAGGTCTGCGGCGAAGCGCCCTTCTACACGCTCGGGCCGCTCACCACCGATATCGCCCCCGGCTATGACCATATCACCAGCGGCATCGGCGCCGCGATGATCGGCTGGTACGGCACCGCGATGCTCTGCTACGTCACCCCCAAGGAGCATCTCGGCCTCCCCGACCGCGACGATGTCAAGGTCGGTGTCGTCACCTACAAGCTCGCCGCCCACGCCGCCGATCTCGCCAAGGGGCATCCGGCGGCGCAGGTCCGCGACAATGCCCTGTCCAAGGCGCGCTTCGAATTCCGCTGGCGCGACCAGTTCAACCTCTCGCTCGATCCCGACACGGCCGAGGAATATCACGACCAGACCCTTCCCGCGGAAGGCGCGAAGACCGCGCATTTCTGCTCGATGTGCGGGCCGAAATTCTGCTCGATGCAGATCAGCCAGGAAGTCCGCGACTTCGCGAGCAAGCAGAACCAGGGCGTCGAGGGCTTCATCGCCACCGGGCCTACGGGGGCGGAGACTGCCGCGGCGAGCAAGGCGGCGGCGCTCAAGGGGATGGAAGAGATGAGCCGGGTGTTCAAGGAGACTGGGAGCGAGTTGTATATGGGGGCTGGTGGCAGGGAGCATGACTAA
- a CDS encoding DUF2141 domain-containing protein encodes MSPVALSSLEVDVDGLRSAKGMLQICLTSDTGDFPDCRNGDTAIKRTVSASAPRVRFEGLPQGDYAVAVIHDANGNARLDTMMGIPREGFGFSRNPTIGFGPPRFTAARFTVGAQGQVQKIRMRYLL; translated from the coding sequence ATGTCGCCCGTAGCGCTGTCGAGCCTTGAGGTCGACGTCGACGGACTCCGCTCGGCGAAGGGCATGCTCCAGATCTGCCTGACGTCGGACACCGGCGACTTCCCCGATTGCCGCAACGGCGACACCGCGATCAAGCGCACCGTCTCCGCATCCGCGCCGCGCGTCCGCTTCGAAGGCCTGCCGCAGGGCGACTATGCCGTCGCGGTGATCCACGACGCCAACGGCAATGCCAGGCTCGATACGATGATGGGCATTCCGCGCGAAGGCTTCGGCTTCTCGCGCAATCCCACCATCGGCTTCGGCCCGCCCCGCTTCACGGCGGCGCGCTTCACCGTCGGCGCGCAGGGCCAGGTCCAGAAGATCCGCATGCGATACCTGCTCTAG
- a CDS encoding sterol desaturase family protein gives MLLAILLSALAMTLIVGLRYLAASGGFALATRIKHPGLYTGLDAQMRREIGWSLASAAIYGIPAGVVAWGWQNRGWTQIYTDAAAWPLWYLPLSVLLYLFAHDTWFYWTHRWMHRPRPFRIAHAVHHASRPPTAWAAMSFHPIEALTGAVVIPALVFLIPIHVGALGVVLAVMTVMGVTNHMGWEVFPRFMHAGPLGAWLITASHHQRHHQLYGCNFGLYFRFWDRLCGTDKGLGDFTREHRRRVPAAAGGDVARSAVEP, from the coding sequence ATGCTGCTCGCCATCCTCCTCTCCGCGCTCGCGATGACCCTCATCGTCGGGCTTCGCTATCTGGCGGCGAGCGGCGGTTTCGCGCTTGCGACTCGGATCAAGCATCCCGGCCTCTACACCGGGCTCGACGCCCAGATGCGCCGCGAGATCGGCTGGAGCCTCGCTTCCGCCGCGATCTACGGCATCCCCGCCGGCGTGGTCGCCTGGGGCTGGCAGAATCGCGGCTGGACCCAGATCTACACCGACGCCGCCGCCTGGCCGCTCTGGTATCTGCCGCTGTCGGTGCTGCTCTATCTCTTCGCGCACGACACCTGGTTCTACTGGACGCACCGCTGGATGCACCGCCCCAGGCCGTTCCGCATCGCCCACGCCGTCCACCACGCCAGCCGTCCACCCACCGCCTGGGCGGCGATGAGCTTCCATCCCATCGAGGCGCTCACCGGCGCGGTCGTCATCCCCGCGCTGGTCTTCCTGATTCCGATCCATGTCGGTGCGTTGGGGGTGGTTCTCGCCGTGATGACCGTTATGGGAGTAACCAATCACATGGGCTGGGAGGTTTTCCCCCGGTTCATGCACGCGGGTCCATTGGGAGCATGGCTCATCACCGCGAGCCATCACCAGCGGCACCACCAACTCTACGGATGCAATTTTGGCCTTTATTTTCGCTTCTGGGATCGTCTTTGCGGCACCGACAAGGGGCTGGGCGATTTCACGCGCGAGCATCGCCGCCGCGTGCCTGCCGCTGCTGGCGGGGATGTCGCCCGTAGCGCTGTCGAGCCTTGA